A part of Streptomyces sp. NBC_01497 genomic DNA contains:
- a CDS encoding ATP-binding protein, whose product MVEDFVALGIPENLTIEYKRGGEKPVDAVAALANTYGGIVLIGVAEDSGTRGVPTSVVGVSRKEKEKLVNQMATGYDPPWTPEVIEVPLRDGEKMVLIVRIDRDLVPAPLVTDGSIWVRLDGRNVKANRQMMAALLAQANIDQSRGLMRRQATRSPGSYRPAVPPGSELECPDLQLRVITSVPLPPGRRRHRLPTGMPDELVYALQRNGVDHTTRDLMGIGHTVREPWMIHRASSREVEVRVNAAGLHSFAFGRAVVTITEADSLEVFVDQVLFLRGFLLPWGRLQSALMNLVRTVADVLLPEAFDAVVGPTSMAPPNVEIHLSTDRYEEQPKEIDTLIDVSVLGNRGDGSRPMFGAAEVLDEGLIDNGTWRPAVIEALTVIAMDWGFPSPTLG is encoded by the coding sequence TCGAGGACTTCGTCGCGCTGGGCATCCCTGAGAACCTGACAATCGAGTACAAGCGCGGCGGGGAGAAACCCGTCGACGCTGTCGCAGCGCTGGCCAACACCTACGGCGGCATCGTCCTCATCGGGGTAGCTGAAGACTCAGGGACCCGTGGCGTCCCAACGAGCGTCGTCGGCGTCAGCCGGAAGGAGAAGGAGAAGCTCGTCAACCAGATGGCTACTGGCTATGACCCGCCGTGGACGCCGGAGGTGATCGAAGTTCCGCTGCGCGACGGCGAGAAGATGGTGCTTATCGTCCGTATCGATCGAGACCTGGTGCCGGCCCCGCTCGTGACGGACGGAAGTATCTGGGTGCGTCTCGACGGCCGCAACGTGAAAGCGAACCGTCAGATGATGGCTGCCCTGCTGGCGCAAGCCAACATCGACCAGAGCCGGGGGCTCATGCGTAGGCAGGCCACCCGCTCACCCGGATCTTACAGACCCGCTGTTCCCCCGGGCTCTGAACTTGAATGCCCCGATTTGCAGCTCCGAGTAATCACCAGCGTTCCCCTCCCTCCGGGGCGACGCCGACATCGTTTGCCTACAGGCATGCCGGATGAATTGGTCTACGCTTTGCAACGAAATGGTGTGGACCACACAACCAGGGACCTGATGGGCATCGGTCACACAGTGAGGGAACCGTGGATGATCCACCGAGCCTCCAGTCGGGAGGTGGAAGTCCGAGTCAACGCGGCAGGCCTACACAGCTTCGCGTTCGGTCGTGCAGTTGTGACCATCACTGAGGCTGACTCCCTCGAAGTTTTCGTTGACCAAGTGCTCTTTTTGAGAGGCTTCTTGCTCCCCTGGGGGAGACTACAATCAGCGCTCATGAACCTGGTGCGCACTGTGGCTGATGTTCTACTGCCTGAGGCGTTCGACGCAGTTGTCGGGCCCACTTCGATGGCGCCTCCGAATGTTGAGATCCATCTGTCAACTGATCGGTACGAGGAGCAGCCCAAGGAAATAGACACATTGATCGACGTCTCCGTACTCGGCAATCGAGGGGATGGTAGTCGACCGATGTTCGGGGCTGCAGAGGTTCTGGACGAAGGGCTGATCGATAACGGAACTTGGCGTCCTGCCGTCATTGAAGCCCTAACGGTCATCGCAATGGACTGGGGTTTCCCGTCCCCTACGCTGGGCTGA